The following are encoded together in the Thermomonas brevis genome:
- a CDS encoding TIGR03862 family flavoprotein, with translation MSTTHPSRLAVLGGGPAGLMAAEIARAAGIDVHLFEAKGSVGRKFLIAGKGGLNLTHSEARPAFDARYRERAGEVGRWLDAFDADALRAWARGFGVDTYVGSSGRVFPLDRKAAPLLRAWVRRLKDTGVHFHVQHRWLGWDDAGALRFSTPEGETIFAADAVVLALGGGSWPQLGSDGAWTETLAQRGVDIAPLAPANCGFDIGWSPHLAGKHAGAPLKPVVAHWRDAHDRDHALQGECVLTETGIEGSLIYAIAANLRDAIARDGEAHLHLDLAPGRDQQRLHADLQKPRGSRSLGEHLRRHAGLDGAKTALVFETMDKTSLQDMAAIAATIKRLPLRLLRPRPLAETISSAGGVRLEALDDALMLHDLPGVFCAGEMLDWEAPTGGYLLTACFASGLLAGRGAADWLSGKRS, from the coding sequence ATGAGCACGACGCATCCCTCTCGCCTCGCCGTACTCGGCGGCGGCCCCGCCGGCCTGATGGCCGCCGAAATCGCCCGCGCGGCCGGTATCGACGTGCACCTGTTCGAGGCGAAGGGCTCGGTGGGACGCAAGTTCCTGATCGCCGGCAAGGGCGGGCTCAATCTCACCCATTCCGAAGCGCGACCCGCATTCGATGCGCGCTACCGCGAGCGCGCCGGCGAGGTCGGGCGCTGGCTGGACGCGTTCGATGCCGACGCCCTGCGCGCGTGGGCGCGCGGCTTCGGCGTCGACACCTACGTGGGCAGTTCCGGCCGGGTGTTCCCGCTGGACCGCAAGGCCGCGCCGCTGCTGCGCGCCTGGGTACGGAGGCTGAAGGACACCGGCGTGCACTTCCACGTCCAGCACCGCTGGCTGGGCTGGGACGATGCGGGTGCGCTGCGCTTTTCCACGCCCGAAGGCGAGACCATCTTCGCGGCCGACGCAGTGGTGCTGGCGCTGGGCGGCGGCAGCTGGCCGCAGCTCGGTTCCGATGGCGCCTGGACGGAAACTCTGGCGCAACGCGGCGTCGACATCGCACCGCTGGCCCCGGCCAACTGCGGCTTCGACATCGGCTGGAGCCCGCATCTCGCCGGCAAGCATGCCGGCGCGCCGCTGAAGCCCGTAGTCGCGCACTGGCGCGATGCGCACGACCGCGACCATGCGCTGCAAGGCGAATGCGTGCTGACCGAAACCGGCATCGAGGGCAGCCTGATCTACGCCATCGCCGCCAACCTGCGCGATGCCATCGCCCGCGACGGCGAAGCGCATCTGCACCTCGACCTGGCGCCGGGCCGCGACCAGCAGCGCCTGCACGCCGACCTGCAAAAACCGCGCGGCAGCCGCAGCCTGGGCGAACACCTGCGCCGCCATGCCGGATTGGACGGCGCGAAGACCGCCCTGGTATTCGAGACGATGGACAAGACCTCGTTGCAGGACATGGCCGCCATCGCCGCGACGATCAAGCGCTTGCCGCTGCGCCTGCTGCGCCCGCGCCCGCTGGCGGAAACCATCTCCAGCGCCGGCGGCGTCAGGCTGGAGGCGCTGGACGACGCACTGATGCTGCACGACCTGCCCGGCGTCTTCTGCGCCGGCGAAATGCTGGACTGGGAAGCCCCGACCGGCGGCTATCTGCTCACTGCCTGCTTCGCCAGCGGCCTGCTGGCCGGCCGGGGCGCGGCGGATTGGCTATCCGGCAAACGCAGCTGA
- a CDS encoding sulfurtransferase, whose product MILNIAAYLFVPIEDADALAQRLRERAEADGLRGTMLVTPEGLNLFLAANEAPLRAFLAWLREDPRFAALHAKESWSEAMPFARLKVKRKAEIITFRREQASPLKAGERAPVVAPKTLARWIEQGHDDAGRRLVLLDTRNRQEIAYGTFAGALTLPIDRFTDLPAALAPHRESLRDATVVSFCTGGIRCEKAALWLREDGMDNVLQLDDGILGYFEAVGGVGYDGGCFVFDERVALDSRLQPMADGAAAGQIGA is encoded by the coding sequence ATGATCCTCAACATCGCCGCCTATCTGTTCGTGCCCATCGAGGATGCCGATGCGCTGGCCCAGCGCCTGCGCGAACGCGCCGAGGCGGACGGCCTGCGCGGCACCATGCTGGTGACGCCGGAAGGGTTGAATCTGTTTCTGGCCGCCAACGAAGCGCCACTGCGTGCTTTCCTGGCATGGCTGCGCGAAGACCCGCGCTTCGCGGCGCTGCATGCGAAGGAAAGTTGGAGCGAGGCGATGCCGTTCGCGCGGCTGAAGGTCAAGCGCAAGGCGGAGATCATCACCTTCCGCCGCGAACAGGCCTCGCCGCTGAAGGCGGGCGAGCGCGCGCCGGTGGTGGCGCCGAAGACGCTGGCGCGCTGGATCGAGCAGGGCCATGACGATGCCGGCAGGCGGCTGGTGCTGCTGGATACGCGCAACCGGCAGGAGATCGCCTACGGCACCTTCGCGGGTGCGCTGACCCTGCCCATCGACCGGTTCACCGACCTACCCGCTGCGCTGGCGCCGCATCGCGAGTCGCTGCGCGACGCCACCGTGGTCAGTTTCTGCACCGGCGGCATCCGCTGCGAGAAGGCGGCACTGTGGCTGCGCGAGGACGGCATGGACAACGTGTTGCAGCTGGACGACGGCATCCTCGGCTATTTCGAGGCGGTCGGCGGCGTGGGCTACGACGGCGGCTGCTTCGTGTTCGACGAACGGGTAGCGCTGGATTCGCGATTGCAGCCAATGGCCGATGGCGCTGCGGCCGGGCAGATCGGCGCATGA
- a CDS encoding glycosyltransferase family 4 protein, with protein MRVLALTRYGRLGASSRLRTFQYLPLYREAGIDVEACPLFSDRYVESLYRGRASVREVAQGYARRCASLMRSKQYDLVWIEKEALPWIPFAMESALLGRDTKIVLDYDDAVFHRYEHHPSRLVRALLGTKLGRLMSRACLVVAGNDYLAEYSSRYAARVAVVPTVVDLERYALESRQRGDRKPVTVGWIGSPSTAHYLRMVYAPLREIKKRHGIRCIAVGARPDQLAGGPFEAAPWSEAVEVGSIQAFDIGIMPLLDTPWERGKCAYKIVQYMGCGLPVVASAVGANASVVQEGTSGFLATDSENWMSSLERLIVDARLRREFGDNGRSIVERRYSLQAQGGRMIELLRGIARTKEVQST; from the coding sequence ATGAGAGTCCTCGCGCTCACCCGTTATGGCCGCCTTGGGGCGAGTAGCAGGCTGCGGACCTTCCAGTACCTGCCCTTGTATCGTGAGGCCGGCATTGACGTGGAAGCCTGCCCGCTTTTTTCGGACCGGTACGTCGAATCGCTCTATCGCGGCCGTGCGTCCGTCCGCGAAGTGGCGCAGGGATATGCGCGACGCTGCGCGTCGCTCATGCGATCGAAGCAGTACGACCTTGTCTGGATCGAGAAGGAAGCCTTGCCGTGGATCCCGTTCGCGATGGAAAGCGCGTTGCTTGGGCGCGACACCAAGATCGTTCTTGATTACGACGATGCGGTATTCCATCGCTATGAGCACCACCCGTCCAGACTCGTGCGGGCTCTGCTGGGCACGAAGCTGGGCAGGTTGATGTCGCGCGCATGCCTGGTCGTCGCGGGCAACGACTACTTGGCCGAGTATTCGTCCCGCTACGCTGCTCGTGTGGCCGTCGTTCCCACCGTGGTCGACCTGGAACGATATGCGCTGGAGTCCCGCCAGCGCGGCGACCGTAAGCCGGTGACCGTCGGATGGATCGGTTCTCCGTCCACGGCGCATTATCTCAGGATGGTGTATGCGCCGCTTCGCGAGATCAAGAAACGGCACGGCATCAGATGCATCGCGGTCGGCGCGCGCCCCGACCAGTTGGCGGGCGGACCCTTCGAGGCCGCTCCCTGGTCGGAAGCGGTAGAGGTTGGCTCGATCCAGGCATTCGACATCGGGATCATGCCGCTGTTGGACACGCCGTGGGAGCGGGGGAAGTGCGCCTACAAGATCGTCCAGTACATGGGGTGCGGGCTTCCCGTGGTCGCGTCGGCGGTCGGAGCGAATGCCTCCGTGGTGCAGGAAGGAACTTCGGGTTTCCTGGCGACGGACTCGGAAAATTGGATGTCCTCGCTGGAGCGACTGATCGTCGATGCGCGGCTTCGTCGCGAATTCGGCGATAACGGCCGCTCGATCGTCGAACGGCGATATTCGCTGCAGGCCCAAGGCGGGCGCATGATCGAGCTTCTTCGAGGCATCGCTAGGACCAAGGAAGTTCAGAGCACCTAA
- a CDS encoding glycosyltransferase family 4 protein yields MKVVLFANTDWYLWNFRRSLALALRDAGYEVVLLSPDGPYGEKIRACGLHWQPAPMDRRSLNPLREALLLWHLVRLFRYERPDVVHGFTIKCVVYGSLAARLAGVPARVNAVAGMGYVFTSQSWRARALRPLVRGLLHLALGGRNARLILQNPDDVALFRKARLLDLERARLIPGSGVDCRRFAQGPVRSSVDRVQALLPARLLWDKGVAEYVEAARLLRERQVPVDLLLAGTPDPGNPAAVPESAVREWVSEGLLQWLGHVDDMPTLFRSVQIVALPSYREGLPKGLIEAGASGCALVTTDVPGCREVVTHEVDGLLVPVKDSGTLADAIERLVWDPVLRHRLGVAAREKAVAQFDERIVLARTLDVYAELLGSA; encoded by the coding sequence ATGAAGGTCGTCCTATTCGCCAACACCGATTGGTATCTTTGGAACTTTCGCCGCTCACTTGCGCTTGCCCTGCGCGATGCCGGTTATGAAGTCGTACTTCTTTCTCCGGACGGCCCTTACGGGGAAAAGATCAGGGCATGCGGCCTGCATTGGCAACCAGCGCCCATGGATCGCCGGAGCTTGAACCCCCTCCGCGAAGCGCTGTTGCTGTGGCACTTGGTGCGCCTGTTCCGGTACGAACGCCCGGATGTGGTGCATGGATTCACGATCAAATGTGTGGTGTACGGATCATTGGCTGCGCGGCTTGCCGGCGTGCCTGCGCGGGTGAACGCCGTGGCCGGCATGGGCTACGTCTTCACCAGCCAGTCGTGGAGGGCGCGCGCCCTGCGGCCGCTGGTGCGCGGGCTGTTGCATTTGGCACTGGGCGGGCGCAACGCGCGCCTCATCCTTCAGAACCCTGATGACGTAGCGCTCTTCCGCAAGGCGCGACTTTTGGATTTGGAGCGGGCCCGCCTGATTCCTGGGTCGGGGGTGGATTGCCGTCGGTTTGCGCAAGGTCCGGTGCGCTCCTCGGTAGATCGTGTGCAGGCGTTGCTGCCAGCACGCCTGCTGTGGGACAAGGGCGTGGCGGAGTATGTGGAGGCGGCGCGCCTGCTGCGGGAACGACAGGTGCCGGTGGACCTGTTGCTTGCCGGGACGCCGGATCCCGGCAATCCGGCGGCGGTGCCGGAATCGGCCGTGCGCGAGTGGGTATCCGAGGGCCTGTTGCAGTGGCTGGGGCACGTGGATGACATGCCGACGTTGTTCCGGTCCGTTCAGATCGTGGCGTTGCCCAGCTACCGCGAAGGCTTGCCAAAAGGGTTAATCGAGGCGGGCGCGAGCGGCTGTGCGCTGGTCACCACCGATGTGCCCGGCTGCCGGGAGGTGGTGACGCATGAGGTGGACGGGCTGCTGGTGCCGGTCAAGGATAGCGGGACGCTGGCTGATGCCATCGAGCGGTTGGTGTGGGATCCGGTGCTTCGCCATAGGCTCGGCGTTGCGGCGCGGGAAAAGGCCGTTGCCCAGTTCGATGAACGCATCGTGTTGGCGCGTACCTTGGATGTCTATGCGGAACTGCTGGGCAGCGCGTGA
- a CDS encoding NAD(P)/FAD-dependent oxidoreductase, producing MCAIVAGQRGLRVLVVDHANKVGKKILMSGGGRCNFTNTGTTPANYLSANPHFCKSALARYTPWHFIELVERHGIAYHEKELGQLFCDESSKQIVAMLLAECEAAGVEIRTHCSVEDVQQTDDGGFRLRTSQGAFAASSLVVASGGLSIPSMGASGFGYQLAKQFGHDVLPTRAGLVPLTLTGKHAERLHDLAGVSLPVEARCNGVSFRNFLLVTHRGISGPAILQISSYWQPGDDLRLDLLPGTDLDALLHDWQQRRRDAELKTLLGEVLPKRFAQRLCEHWLANKPLRQYNAPELRAIAELLGNWPLVASGTEGYRTAEVTLGGVDTDGLSSSTMMSKRVPGLYFIGEVVDVTGWLGGYNFQWAWASGQAAGAALGS from the coding sequence ATGTGCGCCATCGTCGCCGGGCAGCGCGGCCTGCGCGTGCTGGTCGTCGACCATGCCAACAAGGTCGGCAAGAAGATCCTGATGTCCGGCGGCGGGCGCTGCAATTTCACCAATACCGGCACCACACCGGCCAACTACCTTTCCGCCAACCCGCACTTCTGCAAATCGGCGCTGGCGCGCTACACGCCGTGGCATTTCATCGAGCTGGTGGAGCGGCACGGCATCGCCTACCACGAGAAGGAGCTCGGGCAACTGTTCTGCGACGAGTCCAGCAAGCAGATCGTGGCGATGCTGCTGGCCGAATGCGAAGCGGCCGGCGTCGAAATCCGCACGCATTGCAGCGTCGAGGACGTGCAGCAGACCGATGACGGCGGCTTCCGCCTGCGCACGTCGCAGGGTGCGTTCGCCGCGTCGTCGCTGGTCGTCGCCAGCGGCGGACTGTCGATCCCGAGCATGGGCGCAAGCGGCTTCGGCTACCAGCTTGCGAAGCAGTTCGGTCACGACGTGCTGCCCACCCGCGCCGGCCTCGTGCCGTTGACGCTCACCGGCAAGCATGCCGAGCGCCTGCACGATCTGGCCGGCGTCTCGCTGCCGGTGGAAGCGCGCTGCAACGGCGTCAGCTTCCGCAACTTCCTGTTGGTGACCCATCGCGGCATCAGCGGCCCGGCGATCCTGCAGATCAGCTCCTACTGGCAGCCGGGCGACGACCTGCGCCTGGACCTGCTGCCCGGCACCGACCTCGACGCGCTGCTGCACGACTGGCAGCAGCGCCGCCGAGACGCGGAGCTGAAAACCCTGCTGGGCGAAGTGTTGCCCAAGCGCTTCGCCCAGCGCCTGTGCGAACACTGGCTCGCCAACAAACCACTGCGCCAGTACAACGCGCCGGAACTGCGCGCCATCGCCGAACTGCTGGGCAATTGGCCGCTGGTCGCCAGCGGCACCGAGGGCTACCGCACCGCAGAAGTTACATTGGGCGGCGTGGACACCGATGGACTGTCATCCAGCACGATGATGTCCAAGCGCGTCCCCGGCCTGTATTTCATCGGCGAAGTGGTGGACGTCACCGGCTGGCTGGGCGGCTACAACTTCCAGTGGGCGTGGGCCAGCGGGCAGGCGGCGGGAGCCGCGCTTGGCAGCTGA
- a CDS encoding NAD-dependent epimerase, protein MKVLVTGTAGFIGSHVAQVLLARGDEVVGIDNLNDYYDVSLKQARLVRLLTRPGYVHVTADLADRAAMEQAFATHRPQRVVNLAAQAGVRYAAENPHVYVSSNVTGFLHMLEGCRNHDIEHLVYASTSSVYGANRAMPFSEHAATEHPLTLYAATKKANEMMAHSYAHLYGIPCTGLRFFTVYGPWGRPDMALFLFTQAILEGRPIRVFNHGHHKRSFTYVDDIVEGVVRTLDRVPGKDPDWSGERPDPATSGVAPYRLYNIGNEQPVELLRYIEVLEDCLGRKAQMEMLPLQPGDVPDTEADVSDLIANVGYRPVVPVEEGVANFVRWYRDYYRV, encoded by the coding sequence ATGAAGGTTCTTGTCACCGGCACCGCCGGGTTCATTGGCTCGCACGTGGCGCAGGTGCTGCTGGCGCGCGGTGACGAGGTGGTCGGCATCGACAACCTCAACGATTACTACGACGTCAGCCTCAAACAGGCGCGGCTGGTGCGGCTGCTGACCCGGCCGGGCTATGTCCACGTCACCGCCGACCTGGCCGACCGGGCCGCGATGGAGCAGGCATTTGCCACGCACCGGCCGCAACGGGTGGTGAACTTGGCCGCGCAGGCGGGGGTACGTTATGCGGCCGAGAACCCGCACGTGTACGTCAGCAGCAATGTCACCGGCTTCCTGCATATGCTGGAGGGTTGTCGGAATCACGACATCGAACATCTAGTGTATGCCTCCACCAGTTCGGTCTATGGCGCGAACCGGGCGATGCCGTTTTCCGAGCACGCCGCCACCGAGCATCCGCTGACCCTGTACGCGGCCACCAAGAAAGCCAACGAGATGATGGCGCACAGCTATGCACATCTGTACGGCATTCCGTGCACGGGCCTGCGCTTTTTCACCGTGTACGGGCCGTGGGGGCGGCCGGACATGGCGCTGTTCCTGTTCACGCAGGCGATTCTGGAAGGCAGGCCGATCCGCGTGTTCAACCATGGTCACCACAAGCGCAGCTTCACCTATGTCGATGACATCGTGGAAGGCGTGGTGCGGACGCTGGATCGCGTGCCGGGCAAGGATCCGGACTGGTCCGGCGAGCGCCCCGATCCGGCGACCAGTGGCGTGGCGCCATATCGCCTGTACAACATCGGCAATGAGCAGCCTGTGGAACTGCTGCGCTACATCGAAGTGCTGGAGGATTGCTTGGGCAGGAAGGCGCAAATGGAGATGCTGCCCCTGCAGCCAGGCGACGTGCCCGATACGGAGGCCGACGTGTCCGACCTTATCGCCAATGTCGGCTATCGCCCGGTCGTCCCGGTGGAGGAAGGCGTGGCGAACTTCGTGCGCTGGTATCGGGACTATTACCGTGTCTGA
- a CDS encoding MraY family glycosyltransferase, with amino-acid sequence MLHKFLGFDPTLTLLTFVVTAGVLWLIQPVAYRFGLLDHPAGRKDHAEPTPVTGGLAIFVGCAVVFLWGRSSSHALHSFLAAASLLVATGIYDDLYDLRWYWRILIQTVASLLMIYWGGVRVEQIGPVFGLGEFSLGWLSVPFTVFATIGVINAMNMIDGADGLCGLLGLAALVMLSAAAIYAGNEVLAGRLSVLCGALAGFLIWNMRLPWRPRAKVFLGNAGSALLGLVIAWVSFRLTQNKGHPVNPVLALWLLPVPVMDCLVLIVRRLQEGRSPFSAGRDHIHHIMQDAGFGPTRVALWLTGFSLLCGLLVGQAMRMDIPNPLLLAAFAALCGGWYLLTSKRERAVAFFRRLRHAPPPALAKDAVREID; translated from the coding sequence ATGTTGCACAAGTTCCTCGGTTTCGACCCGACGCTGACCTTGCTGACCTTCGTGGTCACCGCGGGCGTGCTGTGGCTGATCCAGCCCGTGGCGTATCGGTTCGGGCTGCTGGACCATCCCGCCGGGCGCAAGGACCACGCGGAGCCGACGCCGGTGACCGGCGGGTTGGCGATCTTCGTGGGTTGCGCGGTCGTCTTCCTGTGGGGGCGGTCGAGCAGTCATGCGCTGCATTCGTTCCTCGCCGCCGCGTCCTTGCTGGTGGCGACGGGGATCTACGACGATCTGTACGACCTGCGCTGGTACTGGCGCATCCTGATCCAGACGGTGGCCTCGTTGCTGATGATCTATTGGGGCGGCGTACGGGTGGAGCAGATCGGGCCGGTGTTCGGGCTGGGCGAGTTCTCGTTGGGGTGGCTGTCGGTGCCGTTCACCGTGTTCGCCACCATCGGCGTCATCAATGCGATGAACATGATCGACGGTGCCGACGGGTTGTGCGGCCTGCTTGGGTTGGCCGCGTTGGTGATGCTCTCGGCGGCTGCGATCTATGCGGGCAACGAGGTGTTGGCCGGACGCCTGTCGGTGTTGTGCGGCGCGCTGGCGGGGTTCCTGATCTGGAACATGCGCCTGCCTTGGCGGCCGCGTGCGAAGGTGTTCCTGGGCAACGCGGGCAGCGCCCTGCTGGGATTGGTGATCGCCTGGGTGAGCTTCCGCCTGACCCAGAACAAGGGGCACCCCGTGAACCCGGTGCTGGCGCTGTGGCTGCTGCCGGTGCCGGTAATGGATTGCCTGGTGCTGATCGTGCGGCGGCTGCAGGAGGGACGCTCGCCGTTCTCGGCGGGACGCGATCACATCCACCACATCATGCAGGATGCCGGCTTCGGGCCGACCCGCGTCGCGCTGTGGCTGACCGGGTTCAGCCTGCTCTGCGGGCTGCTGGTGGGGCAGGCGATGCGCATGGACATCCCCAATCCGTTGTTGCTCGCCGCGTTCGCCGCGCTATGCGGGGGCTGGTATCTGCTGACCAGCAAGCGCGAACGCGCGGTGGCGTTCTTCCGCCGGCTGCGCCATGCGCCTCCTCCGGCGCTGGCCAAGGATGCGGTGCGGGAAATCGATTGA
- a CDS encoding glycosyltransferase, with the protein MGGHRGWHEHHPDETVQIQMRVLFLSAAAPPSAGSHATRVAAFVEALHKDGHETVLLTCKWPRPLEESSALFARTKLSARVVALPGGMLRAVADGARNRAAGGIGKGIYRRLRKIALRLCIPDTFILWVPRAVACGIQLGRRSAFDVVVSSGAPFSSHVAASLLSMILRIPLALDYGDPWVYEPGRRRTGLRLVVERWIERKVIARARVIYVTTDETKSLYQERFRVDEERVVVASMGYDPSDFSEIPAHGPPGPRVFVYAGKVNDEYRSLDGLAAFMRGLESGGVSFKVLFFGSGPKVEQELGDYVRRGLVESRGSLDHPDYVRELRSAHANIILGNSSDVQVPGKVANCLAARRPIAYFPNMDDLSRDPTLALLRRGVLRGLHVHGVDDFTLVAWARKDECTLDQHVLDQISWPVVGAKFVDGLERACVS; encoded by the coding sequence TGGCATGAGCATCATCCTGACGAAACGGTTCAGATTCAAATGAGGGTTCTATTTCTTTCCGCGGCTGCGCCGCCGTCGGCGGGCTCGCATGCCACGCGCGTTGCGGCATTCGTGGAGGCGCTCCACAAGGACGGCCACGAGACCGTACTTCTGACGTGCAAGTGGCCACGGCCGCTTGAGGAAAGTTCGGCGCTTTTCGCGCGCACGAAGCTGTCGGCCCGGGTCGTGGCGTTGCCCGGAGGCATGCTTCGCGCGGTCGCCGATGGCGCGAGGAACCGCGCGGCCGGTGGCATCGGGAAGGGCATCTATCGTCGATTGCGGAAAATCGCATTGCGCCTGTGCATTCCCGATACTTTCATACTGTGGGTTCCGCGCGCAGTGGCGTGCGGCATTCAATTGGGTCGTCGCAGCGCGTTCGACGTCGTCGTTTCCAGCGGGGCGCCATTCTCCTCGCATGTCGCAGCGTCACTTTTGTCGATGATCCTCCGCATTCCGCTTGCCCTCGACTATGGAGATCCCTGGGTTTACGAGCCCGGGCGGCGACGGACGGGCCTTCGGCTGGTTGTGGAAAGGTGGATCGAGCGAAAGGTGATTGCCCGTGCGCGTGTCATCTACGTGACGACCGATGAGACCAAGAGCCTGTACCAAGAGCGCTTCCGGGTTGATGAGGAGCGAGTAGTTGTTGCTTCCATGGGGTACGACCCCTCCGATTTTTCTGAGATCCCTGCGCATGGTCCGCCGGGGCCGCGGGTTTTTGTGTATGCGGGCAAGGTCAACGACGAATACCGATCCCTGGATGGGTTGGCTGCGTTCATGAGAGGCCTCGAATCCGGAGGGGTTTCCTTCAAGGTCTTGTTTTTCGGATCGGGGCCAAAAGTCGAGCAGGAGCTCGGCGACTATGTGCGTCGCGGGCTTGTCGAATCGCGGGGCAGCCTCGACCATCCTGATTACGTGCGGGAGCTGCGCAGCGCCCATGCCAATATCATCCTTGGGAACAGTAGCGACGTTCAGGTGCCGGGAAAGGTGGCGAACTGCTTGGCTGCCCGTCGCCCGATAGCCTATTTTCCCAACATGGACGATTTGTCGCGTGATCCAACGCTTGCCCTGTTGCGTCGGGGCGTCTTGCGCGGTTTGCACGTTCATGGCGTCGACGACTTCACGCTCGTCGCATGGGCGCGCAAGGACGAATGCACGCTGGACCAGCATGTACTCGACCAGATTTCTTGGCCGGTAGTTGGTGCCAAGTTTGTGGATGGACTGGAAAGGGCTTGCGTTTCATGA
- a CDS encoding type 1 glutamine amidotransferase, with protein MSRLLVFQHVAAEPLGTLDPLIRQRGHRIRFVNFERNPDAQPDVERYKGLVVLGGPMNVEDQAQRPHLRTELAAIGRMLELGRPVLGICLGAQLLAHALGAPVKRHHTPEIGWYPLHATDAGRTDTVLSPLGDSAPVFQWHGCHFEVPATATHLARSDTCEQQAFRWGDNAYGFQFHLEMDQPLIERWLANPAYRRELEQLSGTQDDARIRADTQRHIAGMQAQADAVFNNFLDLVGRPQRRHILPSREWT; from the coding sequence ATGTCCCGCCTCCTCGTCTTCCAGCACGTGGCCGCCGAGCCGCTCGGCACGCTCGACCCGCTGATCCGCCAGCGCGGCCACCGCATCCGCTTCGTCAACTTCGAGCGCAACCCGGACGCGCAGCCCGACGTGGAGCGCTACAAGGGGCTGGTGGTGCTGGGCGGGCCGATGAACGTGGAAGACCAGGCGCAGCGCCCGCACCTGCGCACCGAACTGGCCGCCATCGGACGCATGCTGGAGCTGGGCCGCCCGGTGCTGGGCATCTGCCTGGGCGCGCAGCTGCTCGCGCATGCGCTGGGCGCGCCGGTGAAGCGCCACCACACGCCGGAGATCGGCTGGTATCCCCTGCACGCCACCGATGCCGGCCGCACCGACACCGTGCTGTCGCCGCTCGGCGACAGCGCGCCGGTGTTCCAGTGGCATGGTTGCCATTTCGAGGTGCCGGCCACCGCCACCCACCTCGCCCGCAGCGACACCTGCGAGCAGCAAGCGTTCCGCTGGGGCGACAACGCCTACGGCTTCCAGTTCCATCTGGAAATGGATCAGCCACTGATCGAACGCTGGCTGGCGAATCCCGCCTACCGGCGCGAACTGGAGCAGTTGTCCGGCACGCAGGACGACGCACGCATCCGCGCCGACACCCAGCGCCATATCGCCGGCATGCAGGCGCAGGCCGACGCCGTGTTCAACAACTTCCTCGACCTGGTCGGCCGCCCGCAGCGCCGTCACATCCTGCCCTCGCGCGAGTGGACGTGA